A single region of the Enterococcus mundtii genome encodes:
- a CDS encoding DUF871 domain-containing protein: MFGFSVFMNQELSEETKTYIHEMAEKGFIGIFTSMHIPEDDPSAYKRRLTELGQEAKATGLELMVDISGKALELAGFSLENLEPLKEIGVTGLRMDYHLSNQQIAKWSHQLKISLNASTITEQDVQELKEAGADFTQMEAWHNYYPRPETGLDKSWYQRKNQWLAEQGFTIQGFVPGDEVLRGPLYKGLPTLEEHRYQHPLAAALDLASCGTDLIYIGDGGLSLTTQEQFSYYKETGGILLHVTLLDPTFGPIILGTHTNRQDEAKAVVRSADARFREIPPIPARLTDERKTGTVTLDNEAYLRYMGEIQLMKEDLPADEKVNCVARVISADLPLIQQIHAGMIYKFKCKEGIEK, encoded by the coding sequence ATGTTTGGTTTTTCTGTATTTATGAATCAAGAGTTGTCCGAAGAAACGAAAACGTATATCCATGAAATGGCAGAGAAGGGATTTATTGGTATCTTTACATCCATGCATATTCCAGAAGATGATCCTTCAGCTTATAAAAGGCGTTTGACTGAACTTGGCCAAGAAGCAAAAGCAACCGGATTAGAGTTGATGGTAGATATATCGGGTAAGGCATTAGAGTTGGCAGGGTTCTCCTTAGAAAATCTTGAGCCATTAAAAGAGATTGGTGTGACAGGTCTGCGGATGGATTATCACCTGTCGAACCAACAGATTGCGAAGTGGTCTCATCAATTGAAAATCAGTTTGAATGCAAGCACGATCACTGAACAAGATGTGCAAGAATTAAAAGAAGCAGGTGCTGATTTTACTCAGATGGAAGCTTGGCACAATTATTATCCGCGCCCAGAAACAGGGTTAGACAAATCGTGGTACCAAAGAAAAAATCAATGGTTAGCAGAACAAGGATTTACGATTCAAGGATTTGTACCAGGAGATGAAGTGTTGAGAGGGCCTTTATACAAAGGACTTCCAACATTGGAAGAACATCGTTACCAACATCCTTTGGCAGCAGCGCTAGACTTAGCTTCATGTGGAACGGATCTGATCTATATTGGTGACGGTGGGCTATCGCTGACCACGCAGGAACAATTTTCGTATTATAAAGAAACAGGTGGTATCTTATTGCATGTGACATTGTTGGACCCAACATTTGGTCCAATCATTTTAGGTACACATACGAATCGACAAGATGAAGCTAAAGCTGTGGTACGTAGTGCAGATGCACGATTTAGAGAAATCCCTCCTATTCCTGCTCGACTAACAGATGAACGGAAAACAGGTACGGTCACGTTAGATAATGAAGCGTATCTTCGCTATATGGGTGAAATCCAACTAATGAAAGAAGATTTACCAGCAGATGAAAAAGTCAATTGTGTGGCACGAGTGATCTCGGCTGATTTGCCATTGATCCAACAAATCCATGCAGGAATGATTTATAAATTTAAATGTAAAGAAGGAATTGAGAAATGA
- a CDS encoding MetQ/NlpA family ABC transporter substrate-binding protein gives MKKLIRYTVLAFVALIWLAGCSQGNAETDTKKQTTVKLGIIGEDTDVWDDVKARLAKEDIDLEYVKFTDYNQPNAALADGSIDLNAFQHQFFLDNYNTEHGTDLVSIGNTVNAPLGIYSNTIQSIDDIKDGAKVAIPNDVTNGGRALLLLQTAGLIKVDPAKGQTPTTSDITENTKKLDISELDASQTARALNDVDLSVINSGVAVDAGLNPTSDAIFLEPVDDSARPYVNIIVARKEDENNEIYQKIVDTYQTEETAKVIEETSKGSSVPAWETFGEK, from the coding sequence ATGAAAAAACTCATTCGTTATACAGTACTTGCTTTTGTTGCACTTATTTGGTTGGCTGGCTGTAGCCAAGGCAATGCCGAAACAGACACAAAAAAACAAACGACAGTAAAACTTGGGATTATTGGAGAGGACACTGACGTTTGGGATGATGTCAAGGCACGTTTAGCAAAAGAAGATATTGACTTAGAATACGTGAAATTTACCGACTATAATCAACCGAATGCTGCATTAGCAGATGGCTCGATCGATCTCAATGCTTTTCAACATCAATTCTTTTTAGACAATTACAATACGGAACACGGAACGGATCTAGTCTCGATCGGCAACACAGTGAATGCACCTTTAGGGATCTATTCCAATACGATCCAATCCATTGATGATATCAAGGATGGCGCAAAAGTAGCTATTCCAAACGACGTCACAAATGGCGGACGGGCGTTGCTATTGCTACAAACAGCTGGTTTGATCAAAGTTGATCCAGCGAAAGGCCAAACGCCGACTACTTCAGATATCACTGAAAATACAAAAAAACTAGACATCTCTGAACTGGATGCCTCACAAACAGCTCGTGCATTGAATGACGTGGATCTTTCAGTGATTAACAGTGGTGTGGCAGTCGATGCAGGATTGAACCCAACGAGTGATGCTATCTTTTTAGAACCTGTCGATGACAGTGCCAGACCATATGTCAACATCATTGTAGCAAGAAAAGAAGATGAAAATAACGAAATCTATCAAAAGATCGTTGACACCTATCAAACGGAAGAAACAGCAAAAGTGATCGAAGAAACATCAAAAGGATCAAGCGTACCTGCCTGGGAAACATTTGGTGAAAAATAA
- a CDS encoding lipase family protein: MDQNRYLSEFIYQLESSKVNYGDKPLGTNHIVIGTLNTDKDKIGNESKPKENSMQAMVVAELKDQYKAFDDEELMKVNGFPDSVITKNLTIAYAGTTSLKDWHTNLGEIGRSNKHSNGAFASALNYAREIEKQYPKSDGYTISTTGHSLGGAKALFVAAINGYDSVTYGAAGPGLAQALFDNHNGTLINIYDTSDVVTSGLFTGGKGMLPINSFGIDNPGWQTAGHSLDQFRVDKEGNYIDKHGQIIVYVDGNGGILLAPTLWQQTLLENEAMIKLLAVSGEHTLDEIKRLKEENEWLKVQIKEFLTLKELGKKLTASGGGLSQSEKIYLEDSQAFAVVRTAASKFDEAMSNVRVIYQNGITELEELWNDWLGRVRNYTPHLTYNEVIETLAEVNCTKWEIVDEPTQEFRDKIRQIDQMSEQFQTLADEITRKINEMVTSDKELANQLFGV, from the coding sequence ATGGATCAAAATAGATACTTATCTGAATTTATATATCAATTAGAAAGTAGCAAGGTAAATTATGGTGATAAACCTCTTGGAACAAACCATATCGTTATAGGAACTTTAAATACAGATAAAGATAAAATAGGTAATGAATCTAAACCAAAGGAAAACAGTATGCAGGCAATGGTGGTCGCTGAACTTAAGGATCAGTACAAGGCATTTGATGATGAAGAGCTGATGAAAGTCAATGGCTTCCCCGACTCCGTCATCACCAAAAACCTGACGATTGCCTATGCTGGCACGACTTCGCTCAAAGATTGGCATACTAACCTTGGGGAAATTGGTCGAAGTAATAAACACTCAAATGGTGCATTTGCTTCTGCCTTGAACTATGCCCGTGAAATTGAAAAGCAGTATCCCAAATCAGATGGCTATACGATCTCAACGACAGGACACTCATTAGGTGGCGCTAAAGCACTTTTTGTCGCAGCGATCAATGGTTATGATAGTGTGACGTACGGCGCGGCAGGACCAGGGCTTGCACAAGCCTTATTCGATAATCACAACGGTACCCTGATCAATATCTACGACACTTCGGATGTCGTCACGAGTGGGCTTTTCACTGGTGGGAAAGGGATGCTTCCAATCAATAGTTTTGGGATTGATAACCCGGGGTGGCAAACAGCAGGGCATTCATTGGATCAATTCAGGGTTGATAAAGAAGGAAATTATATCGATAAGCATGGACAGATCATCGTATACGTTGATGGCAATGGGGGGATCTTGTTAGCCCCAACTTTGTGGCAACAAACACTTTTGGAAAACGAAGCAATGATCAAACTACTAGCAGTCAGTGGCGAACATACGCTAGATGAAATCAAGCGTTTGAAAGAAGAAAATGAGTGGCTCAAGGTTCAAATCAAAGAATTCTTGACCTTAAAAGAGTTAGGTAAGAAGCTGACTGCAAGTGGCGGCGGACTTTCTCAATCAGAAAAAATTTATTTAGAGGATAGCCAAGCATTTGCTGTAGTACGGACCGCAGCAAGTAAATTTGATGAGGCGATGAGCAATGTTCGCGTGATTTACCAAAACGGGATCACGGAGTTGGAAGAGTTATGGAATGACTGGTTGGGAAGAGTACGCAATTATACGCCACATTTGACGTACAACGAGGTAATTGAAACATTAGCCGAAGTTAATTGTACAAAATGGGAGATTGTCGATGAGCCAACACAGGAATTTAGAGATAAAATCCGCCAGATCGATCAGATGTCGGAACAGTTTCAAACGCTCGCCGATGAAATCACCCGAAAAATCAATGAAATGGTGACAAGTGACAAAGAATTAGCGAATCAATTGTTTGGTGTATAA
- a CDS encoding amino acid permease, with protein sequence MESTEQTKLKKQLSSRHITMLALGGAIGAGLFKGSGEAIGIAGPAVLLAFLIGGGILFIVMSGLGKLVLDGGDTQHGLSGLIRPYLGNHSADFVDWVYYSMWMINIIAEAVAAASFLQLWFPHVPAWCFILLLAILTTLINLYSVRLFAETEYWLAFAKISVIILMILFGLYLVGQQMLGTGIFPTLSQLTDHGGFTPHGLKGVVSSLLVVIYSYGGSELIAITVSEADDPKKAIPKAIKGVMGRIVSFYIIPLFLLLILFPWNTLAGSAVSPFVLVFEQMNIPFASDIVNFVIVLALFSSINSGVYASSRLLFFRLKDKKGTAKKLAKLNKHYVPQRAVLFCTSVLYLGVILSYFVGDKLFGYLAGSLSYTVLVIWLMISAAAFRLALKKGTWQAKSFNLFALIALSLILIGILMTNSIGVTVLTALLYAVIFFSYQKKKDVFTIKNEPFSSI encoded by the coding sequence ATGGAAAGTACAGAACAAACAAAATTAAAAAAACAGCTAAGCTCCAGACACATCACGATGCTTGCTTTGGGTGGTGCAATTGGTGCTGGTTTATTCAAAGGAAGTGGTGAAGCCATTGGGATCGCTGGTCCTGCGGTCTTGCTTGCTTTTTTGATCGGTGGTGGTATTTTATTTATTGTTATGAGTGGTCTGGGTAAGTTAGTTTTAGACGGTGGGGATACACAACATGGATTATCTGGCTTGATTCGCCCTTATTTAGGTAATCATTCTGCGGATTTCGTCGACTGGGTCTATTATTCCATGTGGATGATCAATATCATCGCTGAGGCTGTAGCAGCAGCTTCCTTCTTACAATTATGGTTTCCGCATGTTCCTGCATGGTGTTTCATCTTACTTTTAGCTATTTTAACGACTCTGATCAATCTTTATTCTGTCCGCTTGTTTGCTGAAACCGAATATTGGTTGGCTTTTGCGAAGATCAGTGTCATTATCTTGATGATTCTTTTCGGGTTATATCTCGTCGGACAACAAATGTTAGGAACTGGAATTTTTCCTACATTAAGTCAATTGACTGATCACGGTGGCTTTACTCCCCATGGATTAAAAGGGGTCGTTAGTTCATTACTTGTCGTTATCTATTCATATGGTGGGTCAGAATTGATTGCAATTACTGTCAGTGAAGCGGACGATCCTAAAAAAGCCATACCAAAAGCGATAAAAGGGGTCATGGGCCGAATTGTTTCCTTCTATATTATTCCGCTTTTCTTATTGCTGATTCTTTTCCCTTGGAATACTTTAGCTGGTTCTGCGGTTAGCCCGTTCGTCTTGGTGTTTGAACAGATGAATATCCCTTTTGCTAGTGATATCGTGAACTTCGTCATTGTCTTGGCACTCTTTTCATCGATCAATTCTGGCGTTTATGCTTCTTCTCGTCTCTTGTTTTTCCGTTTGAAAGACAAAAAAGGCACCGCCAAGAAACTGGCAAAGTTGAACAAACATTATGTGCCACAACGTGCTGTATTATTTTGTACCAGCGTGCTATATCTAGGGGTCATCCTTTCCTATTTCGTAGGTGACAAACTTTTCGGTTACTTAGCCGGTTCTCTTTCTTATACGGTACTCGTGATTTGGCTAATGATCAGCGCTGCCGCTTTTCGTTTAGCATTGAAGAAAGGCACTTGGCAAGCCAAAAGTTTTAATTTATTTGCTTTGATCGCGTTAAGCTTGATCTTGATTGGGATACTCATGACAAATTCAATTGGTGTAACGGTCTTGACAGCTTTATTATATGCGGTGATTTTCTTTAGCTATCAAAAGAAAAAAGATGTCTTTACGATAAAAAATGAGCCTTTTTCTTCGATATGA
- a CDS encoding glycerate kinase — MKLLAAIDSFKGSASSIELNQAALQGWGEAEQTVNQPIADGGEGTAEVIYATLGGEWRTLFCPDLLFREKACRYLLTQKKNRKLAIIESTEVIGLDLLTEPTDQTIRLASSFGLGELIKDALDQQVDEVIVTLGGSGCSDGGLGLLQSLGAKLNGVTEGNPLLSIETIDVSQLERIEQRLTIAADVTSPYTGKQGATQLFGKQKGGSPETLAYLEAQAEKIVEQIKESTAIDLNKLAGSGAAGGIGGALAIVGATMKAGFMTVSELVDLEDKIKSADIVITGEGRIDQQTIHGKVPYGVASLAKKHNKKVVAFCGSREKDLGELTTILPSVFSIQTGPTSLDKALDHQETLENVRLLSQAISGLFQ; from the coding sequence ATGAAATTACTTGCAGCAATCGATTCGTTTAAAGGTAGCGCATCGTCTATTGAACTCAACCAAGCAGCATTGCAAGGCTGGGGGGAGGCGGAACAAACAGTCAATCAACCTATCGCAGATGGTGGCGAAGGAACTGCTGAAGTGATTTACGCTACTTTAGGTGGGGAATGGCGAACACTTTTTTGTCCAGATTTGCTCTTTCGGGAAAAAGCATGTCGTTATTTACTGACACAAAAAAAGAACCGTAAGTTAGCCATCATTGAATCGACGGAAGTCATTGGATTGGACTTGTTGACCGAACCGACAGATCAAACGATCCGGTTAGCTTCAAGTTTTGGTTTAGGAGAGTTGATCAAAGATGCTTTGGATCAGCAAGTAGACGAAGTTATCGTAACATTAGGTGGTAGCGGTTGTTCTGATGGAGGCTTGGGTTTATTGCAGTCATTAGGGGCGAAACTAAATGGCGTTACAGAAGGGAATCCTTTGTTATCCATCGAGACAATCGACGTCTCTCAATTAGAGCGAATCGAGCAACGATTAACGATCGCAGCGGACGTTACGAGTCCTTACACTGGCAAACAGGGTGCGACTCAACTATTTGGGAAACAAAAAGGTGGTTCACCAGAAACTCTAGCATATTTGGAAGCCCAAGCAGAAAAGATCGTTGAACAAATCAAAGAAAGCACAGCAATTGATTTGAATAAACTCGCTGGCAGTGGCGCAGCGGGTGGAATCGGAGGCGCTCTAGCCATTGTCGGGGCTACGATGAAAGCAGGTTTTATGACTGTCTCTGAGTTAGTAGACTTAGAAGATAAAATCAAATCAGCCGATATCGTGATTACAGGAGAAGGACGGATCGATCAACAGACAATTCATGGGAAAGTGCCTTATGGTGTAGCTTCTTTGGCAAAAAAACACAACAAAAAAGTTGTAGCGTTCTGTGGGAGTCGGGAAAAAGATTTAGGTGAATTAACGACGATCCTTCCTAGTGTATTTAGTATCCAAACTGGCCCAACTTCTCTTGATAAGGCATTGGATCATCAAGAAACACTAGAGAACGTCAGACTGCTTTCACAGGCAATCAGTGGCTTGTTTCAATAA
- a CDS encoding Lsa family ABC-F type ribosomal protection protein gives MSKIEIKQLTFGYDSQDDLLFDQANLNIDSTWKLGLIGRNGRGKTTLLTILQNKLPYQGQVTHQQEFVYFPQQVRETNRLTYDVLLEVSDCELWEIERELMLMQANPEILWRPYDSLSGGEKTKVLLALLFTDELHFPLIDEPTNHLDVIGRQQVAEYLNKKKQGFIVVSHDRQFIDEVVDHLLVIEKSQLVIYQGNYSVYEEQKRRKDEFELAQNQKIKKEVGRLKKTAAEKAEWANSREGDKTKKRVGFIDTEARRVNRGAIGADAARTMKRSKAIVNRMETQISEKEKLLKDLESIDSLNMCPNQSHHKRLLTVENLQLGYEEMLFDPISFSIEQQECVAITGPNGSGKSSIIQYLLGEFTGQSKGDVTRPATISISYVRQNYEDNTGTLTDFAQKNQLDLELFLNNLRKLGMERDVFHTSIENMSMGQRKKVELAKSFAQSADLYIWDEPLNYLDVFNQEQIEQLLVQVKPAMLIVDHDQRFLEKVATKRIDLRRRETHI, from the coding sequence ATGTCTAAAATCGAAATCAAACAATTGACGTTTGGCTATGACAGCCAAGACGATCTGTTATTCGATCAAGCAAACTTAAATATTGATTCCACATGGAAATTAGGACTGATTGGTCGAAATGGTCGTGGCAAAACGACGTTATTAACTATTTTGCAAAACAAACTACCTTATCAAGGACAAGTGACCCATCAACAAGAATTTGTCTATTTTCCACAACAGGTCAGGGAAACGAATCGACTAACCTATGATGTGTTGTTAGAAGTTTCAGATTGTGAGTTATGGGAGATCGAGCGTGAGCTGATGTTGATGCAGGCAAATCCGGAAATTCTCTGGCGCCCTTACGATTCCCTTTCCGGCGGAGAAAAAACAAAAGTATTGCTGGCTCTCTTATTTACCGATGAGCTGCATTTTCCACTGATTGACGAACCAACAAATCACTTAGATGTGATTGGGCGTCAGCAAGTAGCTGAATACCTGAATAAGAAAAAACAAGGGTTTATTGTTGTCAGTCATGATCGTCAGTTTATTGATGAAGTCGTTGACCATCTTTTGGTCATCGAAAAAAGTCAATTAGTGATCTATCAAGGAAATTATTCCGTCTACGAAGAACAAAAGCGTAGAAAAGATGAATTTGAGTTAGCACAAAACCAAAAAATCAAAAAAGAAGTCGGACGTTTGAAAAAAACCGCAGCTGAAAAAGCGGAGTGGGCTAACTCTCGAGAAGGAGACAAAACAAAAAAACGTGTTGGCTTTATTGATACCGAAGCACGGCGTGTCAATCGTGGCGCAATTGGAGCGGATGCTGCTCGTACAATGAAACGTTCAAAAGCGATCGTCAATCGGATGGAAACTCAAATTAGTGAGAAAGAGAAATTATTGAAAGATCTAGAGTCGATCGATTCATTGAATATGTGCCCAAATCAGTCGCATCATAAACGCTTATTGACAGTAGAAAATCTACAATTAGGCTATGAAGAGATGTTATTCGATCCTATCAGCTTTAGCATCGAGCAACAAGAGTGTGTGGCAATAACTGGACCTAATGGTAGTGGTAAATCATCGATCATCCAGTATTTACTTGGGGAATTTACTGGTCAATCCAAGGGGGATGTCACACGTCCGGCAACAATCAGCATCAGTTATGTTCGCCAAAACTATGAAGATAACACCGGAACATTAACAGATTTTGCGCAAAAGAATCAGCTAGACTTGGAACTCTTTTTAAATAATCTTCGTAAATTAGGAATGGAAAGAGACGTGTTTCATACCTCCATTGAAAACATGAGTATGGGGCAAAGAAAAAAAGTGGAATTAGCCAAATCATTTGCACAATCCGCAGATCTTTATATCTGGGATGAGCCATTGAATTATCTGGACGTGTTCAATCAAGAACAAATCGAGCAGCTTTTAGTACAAGTCAAACCAGCGATGTTGATCGTCGACCATGACCAGCGATTCTTAGAAAAAGTCGCAACGAAAAGAATCGACTTGAGAAGAAGAGAAACACACATTTGA
- a CDS encoding methionine ABC transporter permease — protein MTHFLETYLPNVYLIPDEFIEATKQTLYMSFWTALIGGAIGLGFGIVLVVTRPQGLLENRLLYEVLDKVINVVRSIPFIILLSLLALTTRFLVGTTIGAKAALVPLIFGVVPFFARQVENALLEVDPGVIEAAESMGTSPIGIVFRVYLIEGLPGIIRVSALTIINVIGLTAMAGAVGAGGLGNLAISRGYNRFQTDVTIVATLLILILVFLSQWISNLLIKKISH, from the coding sequence ATGACCCATTTCTTAGAAACCTATTTACCTAATGTCTATTTGATACCCGATGAATTTATTGAAGCGACGAAACAAACGTTGTATATGTCTTTTTGGACCGCGTTGATCGGAGGTGCGATCGGTCTTGGTTTTGGGATCGTATTGGTTGTGACACGGCCCCAAGGATTGCTTGAAAATCGCTTGCTTTATGAGGTACTAGACAAGGTCATCAATGTTGTCCGCTCGATTCCCTTTATCATTTTACTTTCTTTACTGGCATTGACGACTCGCTTTTTAGTCGGTACTACGATCGGCGCGAAAGCTGCTTTAGTCCCTTTGATCTTTGGTGTTGTGCCATTTTTCGCTCGACAAGTGGAAAATGCGTTGTTAGAAGTAGATCCTGGAGTGATTGAAGCAGCCGAATCTATGGGAACCAGTCCAATAGGGATCGTTTTTAGAGTCTATTTGATCGAAGGCTTGCCAGGGATCATTCGTGTCTCTGCATTGACGATCATCAATGTCATTGGCTTGACTGCTATGGCAGGAGCAGTTGGGGCAGGAGGATTAGGAAACCTAGCTATTTCTCGTGGGTATAATCGTTTTCAAACAGACGTGACTATCGTCGCCACTTTGTTGATCTTGATCCTTGTTTTCTTAAGTCAATGGATCAGCAATTTATTGATCAAAAAAATATCACATTAA
- the nhaC gene encoding Na+/H+ antiporter NhaC, translating to MEKIKKPSFIEAVSVLIIIVATIAAGVVGFKISPNIAILIAIGMVMVYAVVKKQPTDRLHEGIINGLKPGIIPIFIFILVGALIAVWIQAGIIPTLMVYGFNIISVPWFVPSVFVVCAIVGSAVGSAFTVMSTIGIAFFGIGTTLGLTPALVVGAIVSGAVFGDKMSPLSESTNLAAAIVDADLFKHIKHMMWSTLPAFIVSLILFAFLGHTDKGASLTEIQNVTTILENNFTISIWSLIPLFLMLVCAWKKVPAILTILFNIAVAVGMIFIQDPSTSFSGLATVLESGFLSETGNTQIDALLSRGGIESMMPTVSLIILTLSLGGLLIEFELISTVMEVVSKKMTTIPKLIFTTLMTSIGVNLFIGEQFLSVILPGNAFKETYKKAGLDPTVLSRTLEDGGTVINYLIPWGIAGSFVASTFGIPTMTYLPFVFFSLLSPVFSMVSAITGLGIAKNNEKQEQLNVVKETI from the coding sequence ATGGAAAAAATAAAAAAACCTAGTTTTATAGAAGCAGTGAGTGTATTAATAATTATCGTTGCAACGATAGCAGCCGGAGTAGTTGGCTTTAAGATTTCACCGAATATCGCGATTTTGATTGCTATTGGTATGGTCATGGTCTACGCAGTAGTGAAGAAACAGCCAACCGATCGATTACATGAAGGAATCATCAACGGTCTCAAACCGGGGATCATCCCGATCTTTATCTTTATTTTAGTCGGCGCATTGATTGCGGTCTGGATCCAAGCTGGCATCATTCCAACGTTGATGGTCTATGGCTTTAACATCATTAGTGTCCCATGGTTTGTGCCTTCAGTTTTTGTTGTGTGTGCCATTGTCGGCAGTGCAGTCGGTAGTGCCTTTACTGTCATGTCAACCATCGGTATCGCCTTTTTCGGTATCGGCACAACGTTGGGATTGACCCCCGCATTAGTTGTCGGTGCTATTGTTTCTGGGGCAGTTTTTGGAGATAAGATGTCGCCATTATCTGAATCGACAAATCTGGCAGCAGCCATTGTTGATGCGGATCTATTTAAACATATCAAACATATGATGTGGTCAACACTTCCGGCATTTATTGTTTCTTTGATTTTGTTTGCATTTTTAGGACATACAGATAAAGGTGCCAGCTTGACAGAAATCCAAAATGTAACAACTATTTTAGAAAACAACTTTACGATTTCGATCTGGTCTCTAATCCCTTTATTCTTGATGTTGGTTTGTGCTTGGAAAAAAGTTCCAGCGATCTTAACGATCCTGTTTAATATTGCCGTAGCAGTTGGAATGATTTTTATCCAAGATCCAAGCACTTCCTTCTCAGGACTAGCGACAGTCCTCGAATCTGGTTTTCTATCTGAAACAGGAAACACGCAAATCGATGCGTTACTTAGCCGCGGTGGGATCGAAAGTATGATGCCTACAGTTTCCTTGATTATTCTGACGCTTTCATTAGGCGGTTTATTGATCGAATTTGAGTTGATCTCTACAGTTATGGAAGTGGTATCGAAGAAAATGACGACGATACCTAAACTGATTTTTACGACACTAATGACAAGTATTGGTGTCAATCTGTTTATCGGTGAACAGTTCTTATCTGTGATCTTACCAGGAAATGCGTTCAAAGAAACATACAAAAAAGCAGGACTTGATCCAACTGTTTTGAGTCGTACCTTAGAAGATGGAGGGACAGTCATCAATTACCTTATTCCTTGGGGGATTGCCGGTAGTTTTGTTGCCAGCACGTTTGGAATACCAACGATGACCTACTTACCATTCGTATTTTTCAGTTTGCTTTCTCCCGTCTTTTCAATGGTCAGTGCCATTACTGGTTTAGGTATTGCAAAAAATAATGAAAAGCAGGAACAATTGAACGTTGTGAAGGAAACGATATAA
- a CDS encoding histidine phosphatase family protein gives MLYITRHGETTWNAQGLVCGHADIELTEKGKQQAEKLAEKVANLEIPITKIIHSPLQRARDTAQAVAKKVNLPMTVDERLIEMDFGDYDGRPSEDEDFQRARQNFAVRFPNGESVLDVYARITPLLKECLEDEDNVYLLVCHNALIRIINAYFHPMANDTFFDFFVENTELVTFD, from the coding sequence ATGTTATATATTACTAGACATGGCGAAACGACTTGGAATGCTCAAGGCTTAGTTTGTGGCCATGCAGACATCGAATTAACAGAAAAAGGTAAACAACAAGCAGAAAAACTCGCTGAAAAAGTTGCAAACTTGGAAATACCGATCACCAAGATCATACATTCCCCTTTGCAACGCGCAAGAGATACGGCACAAGCGGTAGCCAAAAAAGTCAATCTACCTATGACAGTGGATGAACGACTGATCGAGATGGATTTTGGGGATTATGATGGGCGTCCTAGCGAAGACGAAGACTTTCAACGTGCACGCCAAAATTTTGCGGTACGTTTTCCAAATGGGGAATCGGTTTTAGATGTGTATGCACGGATCACTCCTTTATTGAAAGAGTGCTTAGAAGATGAGGACAATGTCTACTTGCTTGTTTGCCATAATGCACTGATCCGAATCATCAATGCCTATTTTCATCCGATGGCAAATGACACATTCTTTGACTTTTTTGTTGAAAATACGGAATTAGTTACCTTTGACTAG
- a CDS encoding polymer-forming cytoskeletal protein codes for MLSKKLSLLGLTATALLALGACGADNNDSSNSSSASSTTEVSTTESSADVVSTASISDDPAVLEKAMSADGNWIVAATGDVTFSNDVTIAGEFHDKDDASADIYRKIALYSQDDDRNVTAEYTITVPTLIVESENTNIVHGTIKGDVLVKANGFVLDGAKVEGNVTFEKQEYQDSAKLDENDASVTGDVTVSE; via the coding sequence ATGTTATCAAAAAAATTATCTTTATTAGGTTTAACAGCAACAGCACTTTTGGCTTTAGGAGCTTGTGGTGCTGACAACAATGATTCATCTAATTCTAGTTCAGCTTCATCAACAACAGAAGTAAGTACAACAGAAAGTTCAGCAGATGTTGTATCAACAGCTTCAATCAGTGATGATCCAGCTGTTTTAGAAAAAGCAATGTCAGCTGACGGTAACTGGATCGTTGCAGCAACAGGTGATGTGACATTCTCAAATGATGTAACTATCGCAGGCGAATTCCATGACAAAGATGATGCAAGTGCAGACATCTACCGTAAAATTGCTTTGTACTCACAAGACGATGACCGTAACGTAACTGCTGAATACACAATCACTGTTCCAACATTGATCGTTGAATCAGAAAACACAAATATCGTTCACGGAACAATCAAAGGTGACGTACTTGTAAAAGCGAACGGCTTTGTATTAGACGGAGCAAAAGTAGAGGGTAACGTAACATTTGAAAAACAAGAATACCAAGATTCAGCAAAACTTGACGAAAACGACGCATCAGTAACAGGCGACGTAACAGTTAGCGAATAA